The following are from one region of the Paenibacillus sp. KS-LC4 genome:
- a CDS encoding sulfite exporter TauE/SafE family protein, which produces MDIEINMFLILGLFIVLAAGFIQGLTSFGFALVTMPFLVKMIPLQEVVPIVVILSLCTNMIVLLNSWRHVAIQKIWILILSSLLAAPLGTFLLVYLNADLLKGFTGIFIIAFASLLLLGKSFPVRNDKIAFIPIGMTSGLLNGSISLSGPPVALFLSNQGYSKNEFRANITVYGVILNMITIGTFYYSGLLTPKVVMYTSLFVPSMLIGVFIGIIAIKKLNDQLFKKLTLWLIILSGLWTILGSLKLV; this is translated from the coding sequence ATGGACATTGAAATCAATATGTTTCTCATCTTAGGCCTATTTATTGTGCTGGCAGCGGGTTTTATTCAAGGATTAACGAGCTTTGGCTTCGCGTTAGTGACCATGCCTTTTTTGGTGAAAATGATTCCGCTACAAGAGGTCGTCCCAATCGTTGTCATCCTCAGTCTATGTACAAATATGATCGTACTTCTAAATAGTTGGCGGCATGTAGCCATTCAGAAAATATGGATATTAATCCTTTCCAGCCTATTGGCGGCCCCGCTGGGAACCTTTTTGCTTGTCTATCTAAATGCAGACCTTCTAAAAGGATTTACGGGTATATTCATTATTGCTTTTGCCAGCCTATTGTTATTAGGGAAATCCTTCCCTGTCCGTAATGATAAAATCGCTTTTATCCCTATCGGCATGACAAGCGGGTTATTAAATGGAAGCATCTCGCTCAGTGGTCCTCCGGTTGCATTGTTTTTGTCCAATCAGGGATACAGCAAAAATGAATTCAGAGCGAACATCACCGTATACGGCGTCATATTAAACATGATTACAATTGGCACATTTTATTATAGCGGCTTATTGACTCCAAAAGTGGTAATGTACACCTCGCTATTTGTTCCAAGCATGTTAATCGGTGTTTTTATTGGCATTATAGCGATCAAAAAGTTGAATGACCAGCTGTTTAAAAAGCTGACGCTGTGGCTCATCATCCTCTCGGGGTTGTGGACGATTCTGGGTTCTTTGAAGCTCGTGTAG
- a CDS encoding O-acetyl-ADP-ribose deacetylase, whose amino-acid sequence MRIKFNSTTIELIKGDITKSEVDCIVNAANTSLLGGGGVDGAIHRAGGSEILEQCKQIRARQGGCAVGDAVITTAGKLSAKYVIHTVGPVWNDGKLDEEKKLQSCYINSLELASKHHIRSIAFPNISTGIYRFPKNVAAQIALTSVKHYIELHPVIDHIQFVCFDEENDHIYQKMLEELYM is encoded by the coding sequence ATGAGGATAAAATTCAATTCGACAACCATTGAATTAATAAAGGGGGATATTACAAAATCTGAAGTGGATTGTATTGTCAATGCTGCAAACACGAGCTTACTTGGCGGTGGGGGCGTAGATGGCGCCATTCACCGTGCTGGTGGAAGTGAAATACTTGAACAATGCAAACAAATACGAGCTAGACAAGGTGGTTGTGCTGTAGGCGATGCAGTTATAACGACGGCTGGTAAGTTGAGCGCGAAGTATGTCATACACACAGTGGGTCCGGTATGGAACGATGGAAAGCTTGATGAGGAGAAAAAACTGCAAAGCTGCTACATAAATAGCTTGGAATTAGCAAGTAAGCATCATATAAGAAGCATAGCGTTTCCTAATATAAGCACAGGTATATATCGTTTCCCCAAAAACGTTGCAGCTCAAATTGCGCTGACATCAGTCAAACATTATATTGAACTGCATCCAGTCATAGATCACATACAGTTTGTTTGTTTTGATGAAGAAAACGATCATATCTATCAGAAGATGCTTGAAGAATTGTATATGTAG
- a CDS encoding DinB family protein, translating into MNMDNIYLITDIPGYSPQISRLISMMNYARFTTLEAVKDLSKDQLDFLLDSESNSIGALLLHFAAVEYAYQVETFENRELNEEELKAWGPALDLGKEGREKIKGNDLIFYVTQMEQVRNRTLDFLKSVQDDWLYVEEPFWYNKQANRYFMWFHVFEDEINHRGQIRMIRKRLNV; encoded by the coding sequence ATGAACATGGACAATATATACTTAATTACCGATATTCCTGGATATTCTCCTCAGATCAGTCGACTCATTTCCATGATGAATTATGCAAGATTTACTACACTAGAGGCAGTGAAAGATTTGTCGAAGGACCAGCTTGATTTTTTACTGGATTCTGAGAGTAATTCAATTGGTGCATTATTATTGCACTTTGCTGCTGTTGAATATGCCTATCAGGTAGAGACGTTTGAAAATAGAGAGTTAAATGAAGAAGAGCTTAAAGCTTGGGGTCCTGCACTTGATTTAGGTAAAGAAGGGCGAGAAAAGATAAAAGGGAATGATTTAATATTTTATGTTACCCAAATGGAGCAAGTAAGAAATAGAACGCTGGATTTCTTGAAATCAGTTCAAGATGACTGGCTATATGTCGAGGAGCCATTTTGGTACAACAAACAAGCTAACCGTTATTTTATGTGGTTTCATGTATTTGAAGATGAAATCAATCATAGGGGCCAGATTAGAATGATTAGAAAAAGATTGAATGTATAG
- a CDS encoding class I SAM-dependent methyltransferase — protein MISYYGELCTKMYESDKSLADGKELDFYLSFADRKDIRVLEPMCGNGRMLIPFMQRDIQIEGFDISEDMLKVCIEKGNKNNLKPNVYYQKIEDFVSSHTFDLIIIPFGSFSLLPNQLVNKSLANMRSVLKEQGKLLLTIMLKGNDIEESSDWIQLEKKYINNEWIVISKKAQYHKEQSTLFTKLKYQVVTEDKIEKTEMMDFPLRLYDVKEFENILKTNGFHHIQLHEVKDGYGEGNHFHVFECSLTELNNN, from the coding sequence GTGATAAGTTACTATGGAGAGCTTTGCACGAAAATGTATGAAAGTGATAAATCATTAGCAGACGGCAAGGAGCTTGATTTTTATCTTTCTTTTGCTGACAGAAAAGATATTCGTGTACTTGAACCAATGTGTGGCAATGGGAGAATGTTGATACCCTTTATGCAACGTGATATACAAATAGAAGGTTTCGATATTTCAGAAGATATGCTTAAGGTTTGTATAGAGAAAGGCAATAAAAATAACTTGAAACCCAACGTGTATTATCAAAAGATTGAAGACTTTGTTAGCTCTCATACATTCGATTTGATCATTATTCCGTTTGGATCTTTCTCACTTTTGCCGAACCAACTCGTTAATAAAAGCCTAGCCAATATGAGATCCGTACTAAAGGAGCAGGGAAAACTTCTACTGACCATTATGTTAAAAGGTAATGATATTGAAGAGAGTTCAGATTGGATACAATTAGAAAAAAAATATATTAACAATGAATGGATTGTTATATCCAAAAAAGCTCAATATCATAAAGAGCAATCTACGCTCTTTACGAAGTTGAAATACCAGGTAGTTACAGAGGATAAAATCGAAAAGACAGAAATGATGGATTTTCCACTTCGCCTTTATGATGTTAAAGAGTTTGAAAATATACTTAAGACGAACGGTTTTCATCATATTCAGTTGCATGAAGTGAAGGATGGATATGGTGAAGGAAACCATTTCCATGTGTTTGAGTGCTCCTTAACGGAACTTAACAACAATTAA
- a CDS encoding sugar ABC transporter permease, with translation MSGGQSLNRKKQTGQTRKLAIAPYLFVLPNLLIFGVFIVIPSLLGLYYSFHVYDGLNPMKFNGLGNYIKIIGDKEFWTTIGRTGIYAAIVVPLIYAVALGIAMMLAREIRMRGLFRAIFYWPTMISFIIVGLTWKWIFGDSFGILNHMLTVIGVEPIGFLTSPFWANAAVIIATVWSRAGFFMVIFIAGLQAIPTDYYEAARLDGATGIKVFRHITLPLLKPTSLLVFMLALIDAFKAFPLMFALTGGGPGKETTYIVQYIYEIGFTKQELGLASAMSVMLFIIIGGFSALQFRMSKGGAV, from the coding sequence ATGAGCGGAGGTCAAAGTTTAAACCGTAAAAAGCAGACAGGACAGACGAGGAAACTCGCCATTGCTCCTTATCTGTTCGTTCTTCCTAACCTCCTGATCTTCGGTGTTTTTATCGTAATTCCCTCTTTATTGGGCTTGTATTATTCTTTCCATGTTTATGATGGCTTGAATCCAATGAAGTTTAATGGGCTCGGCAACTATATCAAGATTATTGGGGATAAGGAATTTTGGACGACGATTGGACGAACAGGAATTTATGCAGCGATTGTCGTTCCGCTAATTTATGCAGTAGCATTAGGAATTGCGATGATGCTTGCACGCGAGATTAGAATGAGAGGCCTTTTTAGAGCCATATTTTACTGGCCGACGATGATTTCTTTTATTATTGTTGGTTTGACCTGGAAGTGGATTTTTGGAGATTCATTCGGCATTCTGAATCATATGCTTACTGTGATCGGAGTGGAGCCTATCGGCTTCCTAACCTCGCCATTTTGGGCCAATGCGGCTGTTATTATCGCGACCGTATGGTCACGAGCCGGATTTTTCATGGTCATTTTTATAGCGGGCTTGCAAGCAATCCCTACGGATTACTATGAGGCCGCACGATTGGATGGAGCAACGGGCATCAAGGTGTTCCGTCATATTACTCTCCCGCTTCTGAAGCCTACAAGCTTGCTCGTATTCATGCTCGCTCTTATTGATGCGTTCAAAGCGTTTCCCCTTATGTTTGCGCTTACGGGCGGCGGACCGGGTAAAGAAACGACCTATATTGTTCAATATATTTATGAGATTGGTTTTACGAAGCAGGAGCTTGGTCTGGCTAGTGCGATGTCCGTGATGTTGTTTATCATTATCGGCGGGTTCTCTGCTCTGCAATTCCGTATGTCCAAGGGAGGTGCTGTTTAA
- a CDS encoding GNAT family protein: MFKSIIDQDSYISLLENRHAEELFELIDKSRDSIGEWLDFPNHTHEINDTRKFIKRTLSSFAANNGYWVGIWHKEKLAGSIGFLYFNWQSKKTEIGYWLSKDFEGLGLATKACSVFMKHAFEELKLNKVEICAATSNIRSRAVPERLGFTEEGTIRCFEFLNGKYLDRVTYGMIGEEWRGSSKA; this comes from the coding sequence ATGTTCAAATCCATCATAGATCAGGATTCCTATATTTCACTTTTAGAAAATAGACATGCGGAAGAATTATTTGAGTTAATTGATAAGAGTCGAGACAGTATTGGAGAATGGCTTGATTTTCCCAATCATACACACGAAATTAATGATACACGGAAATTTATCAAACGAACGTTAAGTTCATTTGCAGCTAATAACGGCTACTGGGTTGGGATTTGGCATAAAGAAAAACTAGCGGGATCAATTGGCTTTTTATATTTTAATTGGCAAAGCAAGAAGACGGAAATCGGATATTGGTTATCTAAGGATTTTGAAGGATTGGGTTTAGCAACCAAGGCGTGTTCCGTATTTATGAAACATGCTTTTGAAGAACTAAAATTAAACAAAGTTGAAATATGCGCGGCTACCAGCAATATTAGAAGTAGAGCCGTTCCTGAGCGCTTAGGGTTTACGGAAGAGGGAACCATTCGCTGCTTCGAATTTCTAAACGGCAAATATTTAGATCGAGTAACTTACGGGATGATTGGTGAAGAGTGGAGAGGAAGTTCCAAAGCCTAA
- a CDS encoding glycoside hydrolase family 5 protein encodes MLVKMKKYGVCSLAFMLLTTIVFTGWSAQASAATPITADFRSLQASQIVSEMGAGWNLGNQLEATVNGTPSETSWGNPVITAALIKKVKAAGFKTIRIPVSYLNYIGSAPNYTINSAWLDRVKTVVDYAYNEGLYVVMNIHGDGYHSIPGGWLFVNSGNQAAIKEKYQRVWQQIANKFINYDERLILESMNEVFDGTYGNPNSAYYANLNAYNQIFVDTVRKTGGNNSARWLLIPGWNTNIDHTVGNYGFVLPTDNFRSSTIPSSEKRIMISVHYYSPWDFAGEENGNITQWGATATNPSKRSNWGQEDYLNAQFNSVYNKFVTQGYPAVLGEFGSIDKTAHDSTNNVYRAAFAKAVTSTAKRYKMVPVYWDNGYNGQHGFALFNRSNNTVTQQGIINAIMQGIQ; translated from the coding sequence ATGCTTGTGAAAATGAAAAAATACGGCGTTTGCAGTTTAGCTTTTATGTTGCTGACTACGATAGTTTTTACGGGATGGAGCGCTCAGGCATCGGCAGCAACACCTATTACAGCCGATTTCAGGTCATTGCAGGCTTCGCAAATCGTTTCCGAAATGGGCGCAGGATGGAACCTGGGCAATCAGCTTGAGGCGACGGTGAACGGTACGCCAAGCGAGACATCCTGGGGCAATCCGGTCATTACAGCAGCGCTGATCAAAAAGGTGAAGGCAGCAGGCTTCAAGACCATTCGCATTCCCGTCTCCTACTTGAATTATATTGGAAGCGCTCCCAACTATACAATTAATAGCGCCTGGCTGGACCGTGTGAAAACGGTTGTTGACTATGCTTACAATGAAGGTCTATATGTTGTCATGAATATCCATGGCGATGGCTATCATTCCATTCCGGGTGGATGGTTGTTCGTAAATAGCGGAAATCAAGCTGCCATCAAGGAGAAATACCAGCGTGTTTGGCAGCAAATTGCCAATAAGTTTATTAACTATGACGAGCGGCTTATTTTAGAATCAATGAATGAAGTGTTTGACGGTACTTACGGAAATCCCAATTCAGCCTACTACGCCAATCTTAACGCATATAATCAAATCTTCGTGGATACGGTAAGGAAGACCGGGGGCAATAACAGTGCCAGATGGTTGCTGATTCCAGGCTGGAATACGAATATTGACCATACCGTTGGCAATTACGGCTTCGTCCTCCCAACGGATAACTTTAGATCCTCCACAATTCCGAGCTCGGAGAAAAGAATTATGATTTCCGTACATTATTATTCCCCTTGGGATTTTGCAGGCGAGGAAAACGGAAATATTACGCAATGGGGAGCCACAGCCACGAATCCTTCCAAAAGGTCTAATTGGGGGCAGGAGGATTACTTAAACGCGCAGTTTAATTCCGTGTATAATAAGTTTGTGACACAAGGCTACCCTGCTGTGCTTGGCGAGTTTGGCTCAATTGACAAAACCGCACATGATTCCACAAACAATGTGTACCGCGCAGCATTCGCCAAAGCCGTAACGTCCACGGCCAAGAGATACAAAATGGTTCCTGTATACTGGGATAACGGCTACAATGGCCAGCACGGCTTTGCGCTGTTCAATCGTTCTAATAATACCGTAACTCAGCAGGGCATCATTAATGCTATTATGCAGGGCATCCAATAA
- a CDS encoding NUDIX domain-containing protein — MFYVNARAFIERERNNGTEIIVQVRNKKNEEAIELPGGRLEPYEAILDGLKREVLEETGLIVTEVEGSDKRIDTVGINSEFEVECLEPYCVYQTIKGPIDSIGMYFICRAEGQLLSVGDETLHIRWEAIDDIYQLMKNDPRQFSDVDRAGLKYYLKHRFGKS, encoded by the coding sequence TTGTTCTATGTTAATGCAAGAGCATTTATTGAGAGAGAACGTAATAATGGTACTGAAATTATTGTCCAAGTTCGTAATAAGAAAAATGAAGAAGCGATAGAGCTGCCTGGCGGAAGATTGGAGCCCTATGAAGCTATATTAGATGGATTAAAACGAGAGGTACTTGAAGAAACAGGTTTGATCGTTACAGAAGTAGAAGGCAGTGATAAGCGTATTGACACGGTTGGCATTAATTCTGAATTTGAAGTGGAATGCTTAGAGCCCTATTGTGTGTATCAGACCATTAAGGGACCCATTGACTCAATAGGCATGTACTTTATTTGTAGAGCAGAGGGGCAATTATTATCTGTTGGAGATGAAACGTTACATATTCGATGGGAAGCTATTGATGATATTTATCAACTAATGAAAAATGACCCGCGACAGTTTTCAGATGTCGATCGAGCAGGACTGAAATACTATTTAAAACATAGGTTTGGAAAGTCATGA
- a CDS encoding VOC family protein: MSTKGFSHCLQIFPSSDMNKTANFYELLRFRAVRYLDSEEPHICLYRDQIEIVLTKSTKEVIAPNREIHGYGYDAYFITNNQEEMENEFRALGVSIVRPLSTTDYNNKEFVFEDIDRRWIAVGNKQ, from the coding sequence ATGTCGACTAAGGGCTTTTCGCACTGTCTTCAAATTTTTCCAAGCTCTGACATGAACAAGACAGCAAATTTTTATGAATTGCTTAGATTTAGAGCCGTTCGTTATCTTGATTCTGAGGAACCACATATTTGTTTATATAGGGATCAAATAGAGATCGTTTTAACAAAATCGACTAAAGAAGTTATCGCACCTAATCGAGAGATTCATGGTTATGGATATGATGCTTATTTTATAACAAATAACCAAGAGGAAATGGAAAATGAATTTAGAGCATTAGGCGTTTCGATCGTTCGACCATTATCAACGACGGACTATAACAATAAGGAATTTGTATTTGAAGATATTGATAGAAGATGGATTGCTGTTGGGAACAAACAGTAA
- a CDS encoding carbohydrate ABC transporter permease, whose protein sequence is MELKPLTKITIYSILSVAALFWLLPVLWVVISALKTNTDLYSYPPKLWPQPLTFEHFTAAFNKGNFGLYFKNSTIVTLSSTILLLLINSMAGFALAKYRFRGSSIILIGFISTLMIPIEVIMIPIFKVLSALGMYNSMLAIIIPPAATPTGVFLMRQYLLTVPDELLEAARMDGAGEWKIYWSIILPIAKPILAVLAIFSFMWRWDDFLWPLIAISDPAKYTIQLALSNFIGEYSVDWGSLLAMSVITMIPVLIVFLVFQRYFVSGMITSGMKG, encoded by the coding sequence ATGGAGCTTAAGCCTCTAACTAAAATTACCATCTACAGTATATTAAGTGTAGCAGCACTGTTTTGGCTGCTGCCGGTATTATGGGTCGTCATTTCTGCTTTAAAAACGAATACGGATCTGTACAGTTATCCTCCTAAGCTATGGCCGCAGCCCTTAACCTTCGAGCATTTCACGGCAGCGTTCAACAAAGGAAATTTTGGCTTGTATTTCAAAAATAGTACGATCGTGACGCTATCCTCAACGATTTTGCTGCTCCTGATCAATTCCATGGCAGGCTTTGCACTCGCAAAGTACCGCTTCCGCGGCAGCTCTATTATATTGATCGGTTTTATATCCACCCTGATGATCCCGATTGAGGTTATCATGATTCCGATCTTTAAGGTGCTGAGCGCACTTGGCATGTATAACAGCATGCTTGCGATTATTATCCCTCCCGCAGCAACTCCAACCGGGGTGTTCCTGATGCGACAGTATTTGCTGACTGTACCGGATGAGCTGCTCGAAGCAGCACGTATGGATGGAGCGGGGGAATGGAAAATTTACTGGAGTATTATTCTTCCTATTGCCAAGCCTATTCTTGCTGTATTGGCGATTTTCTCCTTTATGTGGAGATGGGATGATTTCCTATGGCCATTAATAGCAATTAGTGATCCAGCTAAATATACGATTCAGCTTGCACTTTCTAATTTTATTGGCGAATACAGCGTGGACTGGGGAAGCTTGCTTGCCATGTCCGTAATCACGATGATTCCAGTGCTTATCGTTTTTCTCGTTTTCCAGCGTTATTTTGTTAGCGGTATGATTACTTCAGGGATGAAAGGATGA
- a CDS encoding sugar ABC transporter substrate-binding protein — MKRKTNLKLSLSLVLIMTLIMLTACGNAGTNTGNTGKTDSGGGTEKATLDFLWFSDGNEGEVMKGIIKDYEQANANVKINLIEVGFKDLQTKLKTMISGGKPPALSRITDTGSFANQAVDLTPYVDSAEQFEGQFIDSLKPYYVINDKLVAAPMDVTANGLIYNKTLFDKAGVKVPTSPDDVWTWDEYTAALKEVMAKGGARYGMVWDVTPHRWSTLLYQNGGSILTEDGKAAAINSEAGIRTMDMFKQLHKDGIMPDSVWLGGENPNNLFRSGTVAAHWAGNWMISNYKDITDFEWGVTYMPKGTQRSSVPGGKFLMAFKDSGNEKEAAEFIKYLTSKEVNSKYNQESLFMSPRKDSAVLDYSFGKEMYQVFSDELKNTSPLAANDWSRQTIISKISTDLKNNIIDVLSDKATSQEAMDKTAKLINDAIANQ; from the coding sequence ATGAAACGTAAAACGAACCTCAAGCTCAGTCTTAGCCTGGTTTTAATCATGACGCTCATTATGCTAACGGCTTGCGGCAATGCCGGCACTAACACTGGCAATACTGGCAAAACGGATAGCGGCGGAGGTACCGAGAAGGCTACTCTTGATTTCTTATGGTTCTCAGATGGGAATGAAGGTGAAGTCATGAAGGGAATCATTAAAGATTACGAGCAGGCCAATGCCAATGTCAAAATCAATCTGATTGAAGTCGGCTTTAAGGATCTGCAAACCAAATTGAAAACGATGATTTCCGGCGGTAAGCCGCCTGCTCTGAGCCGTATCACGGATACAGGATCATTCGCTAATCAGGCAGTGGATCTTACTCCATACGTCGACAGTGCAGAGCAATTCGAGGGTCAATTTATTGATTCGCTCAAGCCTTATTATGTGATTAATGACAAGCTGGTCGCAGCTCCTATGGATGTAACAGCGAATGGACTGATTTACAACAAAACCTTGTTTGATAAAGCGGGCGTCAAAGTGCCGACTTCACCAGATGATGTGTGGACGTGGGATGAGTATACAGCTGCGCTGAAAGAGGTTATGGCGAAGGGCGGAGCAAGATACGGCATGGTTTGGGATGTCACGCCGCATAGATGGTCTACTCTTCTGTATCAGAACGGCGGAAGCATCTTAACGGAAGACGGCAAAGCAGCAGCGATTAACAGTGAAGCTGGAATTCGCACTATGGATATGTTCAAGCAGCTTCATAAAGATGGAATTATGCCTGATTCCGTATGGCTTGGCGGAGAAAATCCTAATAATCTATTCCGTTCAGGCACGGTGGCTGCTCACTGGGCAGGCAACTGGATGATCAGCAACTACAAGGACATCACTGATTTTGAATGGGGAGTTACCTATATGCCGAAAGGAACACAACGTTCCTCGGTACCAGGTGGAAAATTCCTTATGGCTTTCAAAGATAGCGGCAATGAGAAAGAGGCAGCTGAATTTATTAAGTATTTAACGTCCAAAGAAGTGAACTCTAAATATAATCAGGAATCTCTGTTCATGAGTCCGCGCAAGGACAGCGCTGTGCTGGATTATTCATTTGGCAAGGAAATGTATCAGGTTTTCTCGGATGAGCTGAAAAATACTTCGCCGCTTGCAGCAAATGACTGGTCCAGACAGACCATCATTTCTAAAATTTCGACTGATTTGAAAAATAATATTATTGATGTTCTATCGGATAAGGCGACCTCTCAGGAAGCAATGGACAAGACAGCCAAGCTGATTAACGATGCTATTGCAAACCAATAG
- a CDS encoding GrpB family protein yields the protein MQTSVQVNNWPVWATEPVEIKPPDPAWLMKGAEEVKQLRETLYPFGVRDIEHMGSTSIPNLPAKPIIDMMAKIKSYNDLEEIIERLKANDWSYVPYELDGHEWRRFFVKVKNDRRDCHLHLMLEDEAHWGQQIKFRNKLREQPYLAEQYAELKRKLAEENREDREAYTEAKTDFIKRILEAQ from the coding sequence ATCCAAACTTCTGTTCAAGTGAATAACTGGCCAGTTTGGGCCACAGAACCAGTTGAGATTAAGCCTCCTGATCCCGCTTGGTTAATGAAGGGGGCAGAAGAAGTTAAGCAATTAAGAGAAACGCTTTATCCTTTTGGAGTGAGAGATATAGAGCATATGGGTAGTACTTCAATTCCTAATCTCCCTGCCAAACCCATTATTGATATGATGGCAAAAATCAAGTCCTATAATGATTTAGAAGAGATCATTGAACGTTTGAAAGCTAATGATTGGAGTTATGTTCCATATGAATTGGATGGACATGAGTGGAGAAGATTTTTTGTCAAAGTTAAAAATGATCGAAGAGATTGTCATCTTCATTTGATGCTAGAGGACGAAGCACATTGGGGGCAACAAATTAAATTCAGAAATAAACTTCGTGAACAGCCTTATTTGGCTGAGCAATATGCCGAGCTAAAAAGAAAGTTAGCAGAAGAAAACAGAGAAGACAGAGAAGCTTATACGGAGGCAAAAACCGACTTTATAAAAAGGATATTAGAAGCGCAATAG
- a CDS encoding glycoside hydrolase family 88 protein has protein sequence MLNKTMLLEKIKKVSHAMESMENTTMDEQFPIGLIDIHLWEWPQGVGLYGLLQLYEATKDAEVLEFLDSWYKARLMEGLPEKNVNTCAPLLTLISLCEITGNKEYERVCEEWSSWIMDGLLRTGDGAFQHMITGDANDGQILIDTLFMTVLFLAKAGIYFNKPEYVEEAKRQFLVHIKYLYNKKTGLFYHGWDFNENHNYGAVHWGRGNAWYTAGVIDFLNIAPLEEGLKAYLLDTATAQIRALSKLQEEDGMWHTVLDEADSYKEASATAAIGYGILKGIRYGYLDESYRQTGLKALEAVLRHIDDNGVVQQVSYGTPVGHDAQFYKDIPLSPMGYGQALTLFVLIEGLNAAGTE, from the coding sequence ATGCTGAACAAGACGATGCTGCTGGAGAAAATAAAGAAGGTATCCCATGCGATGGAGTCCATGGAAAACACAACAATGGATGAGCAGTTTCCCATTGGACTAATTGATATTCACTTATGGGAATGGCCGCAAGGTGTCGGTCTATATGGCTTGCTTCAGCTTTATGAGGCAACGAAGGATGCTGAGGTGCTGGAATTTCTGGATTCCTGGTACAAGGCCAGGTTAATGGAAGGCTTGCCTGAAAAAAATGTGAATACCTGCGCACCGCTTCTTACGCTAATTTCGTTATGTGAGATTACGGGGAACAAGGAATATGAGCGTGTCTGTGAGGAATGGAGCAGTTGGATTATGGATGGGCTGCTGCGTACGGGAGATGGCGCATTTCAGCATATGATAACCGGAGATGCCAATGACGGGCAAATTCTAATAGATACCCTTTTTATGACGGTTCTATTTTTGGCGAAGGCAGGTATTTACTTCAATAAACCGGAGTATGTGGAGGAAGCTAAGCGACAGTTCCTTGTGCATATCAAATATTTGTATAATAAGAAAACCGGATTATTCTATCATGGTTGGGATTTTAACGAAAATCATAATTATGGCGCTGTGCATTGGGGCAGAGGCAATGCATGGTACACGGCGGGAGTCATTGATTTCCTTAATATCGCGCCGCTAGAAGAAGGGCTGAAAGCCTATTTGCTGGATACGGCGACTGCTCAAATTAGAGCGCTGAGCAAGCTTCAGGAAGAGGATGGCATGTGGCACACCGTACTTGATGAAGCGGACTCTTACAAAGAAGCGTCGGCAACGGCGGCGATTGGCTACGGCATTCTCAAGGGAATCCGCTATGGCTACTTAGATGAATCCTATCGTCAGACAGGCTTGAAGGCACTTGAAGCTGTACTGCGGCACATTGATGATAATGGAGTCGTACAGCAGGTGTCCTACGGAACTCCTGTCGGCCATGATGCCCAGTTCTATAAGGATATTCCGCTTAGCCCGATGGGCTATGGACAGGCGCTGACTTTGTTCGTCCTCATAGAGGGCTTGAACGCTGCTGGCACCGAATAA